One genomic segment of Pleurodeles waltl isolate 20211129_DDA chromosome 11, aPleWal1.hap1.20221129, whole genome shotgun sequence includes these proteins:
- the PGAM2 gene encoding phosphoglycerate mutase 2 — protein sequence MPHRLVIVRHGESTWNQENRFCGWFDADLSEKGAEEARRGAEAIRQAGMEFDICYTSVLKRAVRTLWTILDTIDQMWLPVVRTWRLNERHYGGLIGLNKAETAAKHGEEQVKIWRRSFDVPPPPMDEAHPFHQNISMDRRYADLKAGELPLCESLKDTIARALPFWNDVIAPQIKAGKRVLIAAHGNSLRGIVKHLDEMSDAAIMELNLPTGIPIVYELDDNLKPIKPMQFLGDEETVRKAMEAVAAQGKVKK from the exons ATGCCGCACCGCCTGGTTATCGTGCGCCACGGCGAGAGCACCTGGAACCAGGAAAACCGCTTCTGCGGCTGGTTCGACGCCGACCTGAGCGAGAAGGGCGCCGAGGAGGCGCGGCGGGGAGCGGAGGCCATCAGACAGGCCGGCATGGAGTTCGACATCTGCTACACCTCGGTGCTGAAGCGCGCGGTGcgcaccctctggaccatcctcgaCACCATCGACCAGATGTGGCTGCCCGTGGTGCGCACCTGGCGCCTCAACGAGCGCCACTACGGGGGCCTGATTGGGCTCAACAAGGCCGAGACGGCCGCCAAGCACGGCGAGGAGCAGGTCAAGATCTGGAGGCGCTCCTTCGACGTCCCGCCGCCCCCCATGGACGAGGCCCACCCTTTCCACCAGAACATCAGTATG GACCGGCGCTACGCAGACCTGAAGGCCGGAGAGCTCCCGCTCTGTGAGAGCCTGAAGGACACTATCGCCCGGGCCCTGCCCTTCTGGAACGACGTCATCGCCCCCCAGATCAAGGCCGGCAAGAGGGTCCTTATCGCGGCCCACGGCAACAGCCTGCGGGGGATCGTCAAACACCTGGACG AAATGTCAGATGCTGCCATCATGGAGCTGAACCTGCCGACAGGCATCCCAATCGTATATGAGCTTGATGATAACTTGAAGCCAATAAAACCCATGCAATTCCTGGGTGATGAGGAGACCGTGCGCAAGGCCATGGAGGCTGTGGCTGCCCAAGGCAAGGTTAAGAAGTAG